The following proteins are encoded in a genomic region of Chloracidobacterium sp.:
- a CDS encoding D-alanyl-D-alanine carboxypeptidase family protein, with translation MAQQPTTSLFQKPAWLNCYDEGREYPNKEIERRILYEYGAVYLSTVFETRKNDEKIPCLFGSQDEIKDLTKKFLKEMDKFIFGKFYLQAKAKAELLKVFKDLGGAKFVARNCNSKPKDCTNGINNDWSLRDYRQTMCNWTNQEDCDREGLLPIDAELAVLDPSFDIAKKYSEQATNRPMMFKFAIPGGSQHHLGLAIDVNNGTGNSDSKECKKSKTCRVCGNNCISSLEKHGWYRTVKYDPYHFTFLGFSVTELPSKGLKQVKCKDNKLYWVPRVETYEGYPNWRCDDVSIP, from the coding sequence ATGGCTCAACAACCAACTACTTCACTTTTTCAAAAACCTGCTTGGCTTAATTGTTATGACGAGGGAAGAGAATATCCAAATAAGGAAATTGAAAGGAGAATTCTTTATGAATACGGTGCAGTTTATTTATCAACAGTTTTTGAAACCCGAAAGAATGATGAAAAAATCCCTTGTCTTTTCGGCAGTCAAGATGAAATTAAGGACTTGACAAAAAAGTTCTTAAAGGAAATGGACAAGTTTATCTTTGGGAAGTTTTATCTTCAAGCGAAAGCGAAAGCGGAACTTTTGAAAGTCTTTAAGGATTTAGGCGGAGCCAAGTTTGTTGCCAGAAATTGTAATTCAAAACCCAAAGATTGCACTAATGGCATAAACAACGATTGGTCACTTCGAGATTATCGCCAAACAATGTGTAATTGGACGAATCAAGAGGATTGTGATCGAGAAGGTCTTTTACCAATTGATGCGGAACTTGCCGTGCTTGATCCGAGTTTCGACATAGCCAAAAAATACTCTGAGCAAGCAACTAATAGACCTATGATGTTTAAATTTGCAATACCCGGAGGTTCTCAACATCATCTAGGTCTTGCAATAGATGTTAATAACGGAACGGGGAATTCAGATTCAAAAGAATGTAAGAAATCTAAAACCTGCCGAGTTTGTGGAAATAATTGTATATCCTCGCTAGAAAAACACGGCTGGTATAGAACTGTAAAATATGATCCTTATCATTTCACATTTTTAGGGTTTAGTGTTACAGAATTACCAAGCAAGGGCTTAAAACAAGTTAAATGCAAAGACAATAAATTATATTGGGTTCCTAGGGTTGAAACTTACGAAGGTTATCCAAATTGGAGGTGTGATGATGTAAGCATCCCTTAG
- a CDS encoding glycoside hydrolase family 25 protein, with protein sequence MKVVVLEKRFKRHWLIFAFVILFCNLIFGQTDNFSDRPWLNDKYPLILDPYAPNKVDFEKLITDKRVVGILHQASRGLTHKDDKYKSRAVTAKAKGLLYASYHLGLNADPIKQADFYLSVIGENKSQPMALDIEDIGGNNISLSDSELFIKRIFEKTGKYPFVYVNHKVFTEISNKYDKNSVFAKCPLWYARFINTLPKLSKKIWEKVTLWQFASEINCRDKSNNCPYKVPGTANDIDINVFNGTRAELKEFWANQ encoded by the coding sequence ATGAAAGTCGTTGTCCTCGAAAAGAGGTTTAAGAGACACTGGCTTATTTTTGCTTTCGTAATCTTATTTTGTAACCTGATCTTTGGACAAACTGATAATTTTAGTGATCGACCTTGGTTAAATGACAAATACCCTTTAATTCTTGATCCTTACGCACCAAATAAAGTTGATTTTGAAAAATTGATTACCGATAAAAGAGTAGTAGGCATTCTTCATCAAGCATCAAGAGGATTGACACACAAAGATGATAAATACAAATCACGAGCCGTAACAGCTAAAGCGAAAGGACTACTTTATGCTTCATATCATCTTGGCTTGAATGCTGACCCAATAAAGCAAGCTGATTTTTATCTTAGTGTAATTGGAGAAAATAAGTCTCAGCCAATGGCTTTAGACATTGAGGATATTGGCGGAAACAATATAAGTTTGTCTGATTCAGAACTGTTTATCAAAAGAATATTTGAAAAAACGGGTAAATATCCTTTCGTTTATGTCAATCATAAAGTTTTTACGGAAATAAGTAATAAATATGACAAAAACAGTGTTTTTGCTAAATGTCCTTTGTGGTATGCAAGATTTATTAATACATTACCGAAATTGAGCAAAAAGATTTGGGAAAAAGTGACACTTTGGCAATTTGCCAGCGAAATCAATTGTCGAGATAAGTCTAACAATTGTCCTTACAAAGTTCCTGGAACTGCAAATGATATAGACATCAATGTATTCAACGGAACTCGGGCGGAACTAAAAGAATTTTGGGCTAATCAATAA